A window of Hymenobacter aerilatus contains these coding sequences:
- a CDS encoding sensor histidine kinase, whose amino-acid sequence MVGILRESQQLLAANRQLRRQQQELQRLTTDLQAAYEQLQALDERKDEFLYTVTHELRTPLTSIRALSEILSDNPELDEEERLRFLHTITKESERLSRLITLVLDLEKYESGKATLTAAPVAVAELVAEAVAAVEQLAQARHIQLVVAVAPDLPTLPADRDRLMQVLVNLLSNAVKACPADGSGRIRVGAEVRAGQLHLHVTDNGKGIDPAYHQLIFDKFYQAQHQTMRKPEGSGLGLAITRNIVELHQGRIWVESAPEQGASFLLTLPLHAQEQPTHNL is encoded by the coding sequence GTGGTAGGCATTCTGCGCGAAAGTCAGCAGTTGCTGGCCGCCAACCGCCAGCTGCGCCGTCAGCAGCAGGAGTTGCAGCGCCTCACCACCGATTTGCAGGCCGCTTACGAGCAGTTGCAAGCCCTAGACGAGCGCAAAGATGAGTTTCTCTACACGGTGACGCACGAACTGCGCACCCCACTCACCAGCATCCGGGCGTTGTCGGAAATCCTGTCTGATAATCCTGAATTGGACGAGGAGGAGCGCCTGCGTTTCCTGCACACCATCACCAAGGAATCGGAGCGACTGAGCCGGCTGATTACGTTGGTGCTGGACCTGGAAAAGTATGAGTCGGGCAAGGCTACGCTGACGGCGGCCCCCGTGGCGGTAGCCGAGCTAGTAGCCGAGGCAGTGGCAGCGGTGGAGCAACTGGCGCAGGCCCGCCACATTCAGCTGGTGGTAGCCGTAGCCCCCGACTTACCTACCCTACCCGCCGACCGCGACCGGCTGATGCAGGTGCTGGTGAATCTGCTCTCCAACGCCGTGAAAGCCTGCCCCGCCGATGGGTCCGGGCGCATCAGGGTAGGAGCAGAGGTACGCGCCGGGCAGCTGCACCTGCACGTTACTGACAACGGTAAGGGCATCGACCCGGCCTACCATCAACTGATTTTTGACAAGTTTTACCAGGCCCAACACCAAACCATGCGCAAACCGGAGGGCTCGGGGCTGGGCCTGGCCATCACCCGTAACATTGTGGAGCTGCACCAGGGACGTATTTGGGTGGAAAGCGCGCCGGAGCAAGGCGCCAGCTTCCTGCTAACCCTGCCGCTGCACGCGCAGGAGCAGCCCACGCATAATTTGTAA
- a CDS encoding response regulator transcription factor, which translates to MKEAHILLVDDEPNIVMSLEFLMRKNGYRVSIARNGTEALEAVDRTSFDLILLDIMMPDVDGYQVCQHVKQRPDRQQTKVIFLSAKSREADLQKGYAAGADLYIPKPFSTRQLMEQVQALLAA; encoded by the coding sequence ATGAAAGAAGCCCACATTTTACTGGTTGATGATGAACCGAACATCGTGATGTCGCTGGAATTTCTGATGCGCAAAAACGGCTATCGGGTCAGCATTGCCCGCAACGGTACCGAGGCCCTGGAAGCCGTAGACCGCACCTCATTCGACCTGATTCTACTGGATATTATGATGCCCGATGTGGATGGGTATCAGGTGTGTCAGCACGTGAAGCAGCGCCCCGACCGCCAGCAGACCAAGGTTATTTTCTTGTCGGCCAAGAGCCGGGAGGCCGACTTGCAGAAGGGCTACGCCGCTGGTGCCGACCTCTATATACCCAAGCCCTTCAGCACCCGTCAGCTCATGGAACAGGTGCAGGCGCTGCTGGCTGCGTAG
- a CDS encoding fumarylacetoacetate hydrolase family protein has translation MASANDPTLHSWIDIPPTSDFPIQNLPFGIFETEERGARVGVAIGGYVLDLYAVSQWGFFDDLDLKGQPKVFRRRSLNAFIRLGRPAWRAVRERVSELLRHDNTVLQSPEVMRDCLLRQTEVQLLPPVKPCHFVRFTSRLASAPTLPANEPDPTPAGSYGPAGSLLAASTRIRRPARTYLLDVDDTLRGPVQRLDFEVQLGFVGGQDTALGTALPVEEAEETLFGLTLVLGWYAHDLCRGSAPAPLLDRSFGSSLSAWVVTLDALEPFRVAGTPQLPEPEPHLRQNGQHHVAVQLEVALQPANGPETVIATPTTRSLYWSVDQQLAYLTSSGTPLHAGDLYTSGTVADGSLYQLTASGTQPLVLNDSTMRLYLETDDQVRLSGYCEQEGVRLGFGEVTGVIE, from the coding sequence ATGGCTTCTGCGAACGACCCTACCCTACACTCCTGGATTGACATTCCGCCCACCAGCGACTTTCCCATTCAAAACCTACCCTTTGGCATTTTCGAAACCGAGGAACGAGGTGCCCGCGTGGGCGTGGCCATCGGGGGCTACGTACTCGACTTATACGCCGTGAGTCAGTGGGGTTTCTTTGACGATCTGGATCTAAAAGGGCAACCAAAAGTGTTTCGACGCAGGTCGCTGAACGCGTTTATTCGGCTGGGCCGCCCGGCCTGGCGGGCCGTGCGCGAGCGGGTGAGCGAGCTGCTGCGCCACGACAACACCGTGCTGCAAAGCCCTGAGGTGATGCGCGACTGCCTGCTGCGCCAAACGGAAGTGCAGCTGTTGCCCCCGGTCAAGCCGTGCCACTTTGTGCGCTTTACCAGCCGCCTCGCATCGGCCCCTACCCTCCCCGCCAATGAACCAGACCCTACCCCCGCGGGCAGCTACGGGCCGGCTGGTAGCCTGCTGGCCGCAAGCACGCGCATCCGTCGCCCCGCCCGCACCTATCTGCTCGATGTAGACGACACCCTGCGCGGCCCCGTGCAGCGCCTCGACTTTGAAGTGCAGCTAGGTTTTGTGGGCGGTCAGGACACGGCCCTGGGTACAGCACTCCCCGTAGAGGAGGCCGAAGAAACGCTGTTTGGTCTGACACTGGTACTGGGCTGGTACGCCCACGACTTATGCCGGGGCTCGGCGCCGGCGCCTTTGCTGGACCGCAGCTTTGGAAGCAGCCTCTCGGCTTGGGTGGTGACACTGGACGCGCTGGAGCCTTTCCGGGTGGCCGGGACGCCACAGCTACCGGAGCCAGAACCGCATTTGCGCCAAAACGGCCAGCACCATGTGGCCGTGCAGCTGGAGGTGGCCCTGCAACCCGCCAACGGCCCCGAAACAGTTATAGCCACTCCCACCACTCGCAGCCTGTATTGGAGCGTAGACCAGCAGCTTGCCTACCTCACCAGCAGTGGTACCCCGCTACACGCCGGCGACTTGTATACTAGCGGTACCGTGGCCGACGGCAGCCTCTACCAACTCACCGCCAGCGGCACACAGCCTTTGGTCCTCAACGACAGCACCATGCGCTTGTACCTGGAAACGGACGACCAGGTACGCCTCAGCGGCTACTGCGAACAGGAAGGCGTACGCCTGGGATTCGGCGAGGTAACGGGCGTGATAGAATAG
- the acs gene encoding acetate--CoA ligase, which produces MPTDHPRIRTTEEYQYAYRRSVENPEQYWADVAEPFTWRRKWDNVLTADLVEGHNKWFEGAKLNITENCLDRHLSTRGNKLALIWEPNDPKTRQIRYTYRELHQEVCKFANVLHNNGVEKGDRVCLYMPMIPQLAIATLACARIGAVHSVIFAGFSANAIADRVNDAQATVVITADGLERGAKQIPVKRVVDEALEHCPSVRGVIVVEHLGWPVHMKDGRDVWYHDEVQEVEKTCPAEEMDAEDMLFILYTSGSTGKPKGVVHTTAGYMVWADYTFRNVFQVEENDVYWCSADIGWVTGHTYLLYGPLLSGATTLMFEGVPTYPSPGRYWEVIDKHGVNVFYTSPTAIRSLMAHDINHVLAYSLDSLRVLGSVGEPINEEAWHWYHTHIGKGRCPIVDTWWQTETGGIMISAMANITPSVPARAGLPLPGVQPVLLNQEGQEVEGNDVEGYLAIKAPWPGIIRTTYGDHERAKQTYFGVYPGYYFTGDGARREPDGLYRIQGRVDDVINVSGHRFGTAEIENAINQNNTVVESAVVGYPHDVKGQGIYAYVICRDGACDDEISRKHVEASIIETIVAEIGRIAKPDKIQFVEGLPKTRSGKIMRRILRKVAEGDTSNLGDTTTLLDPEIVEKIVEGRK; this is translated from the coding sequence ATGCCCACCGACCATCCTCGCATCCGGACCACCGAAGAGTACCAGTATGCCTACCGCCGCAGCGTGGAAAACCCCGAGCAGTACTGGGCCGATGTAGCCGAGCCTTTCACCTGGCGCCGCAAATGGGACAACGTGCTGACAGCCGACCTGGTAGAAGGCCACAACAAATGGTTTGAAGGTGCTAAACTCAACATCACCGAGAACTGCCTCGACCGCCACTTGAGCACGCGCGGCAACAAGCTGGCCCTCATTTGGGAGCCCAACGACCCCAAAACCCGCCAGATTCGCTACACCTACCGCGAGCTGCACCAGGAGGTGTGTAAGTTTGCCAACGTGCTGCACAACAACGGGGTAGAGAAGGGGGACCGGGTGTGTCTCTACATGCCCATGATTCCGCAGCTGGCCATTGCCACACTGGCATGCGCTCGTATTGGAGCAGTACACTCTGTTATTTTCGCTGGCTTCTCAGCCAATGCCATTGCCGACCGCGTGAATGACGCCCAGGCTACCGTAGTAATTACGGCCGATGGTTTGGAGCGCGGCGCCAAGCAGATTCCGGTGAAGCGCGTGGTAGACGAGGCTCTGGAACACTGCCCCTCCGTGCGCGGCGTGATTGTGGTGGAGCACCTGGGCTGGCCCGTGCACATGAAAGACGGCCGCGACGTGTGGTACCACGACGAGGTGCAGGAGGTAGAGAAAACCTGCCCCGCCGAGGAAATGGACGCCGAGGACATGCTGTTTATTCTCTATACTTCCGGCAGCACCGGCAAGCCCAAGGGCGTAGTGCACACTACCGCCGGCTACATGGTGTGGGCCGATTACACCTTCCGCAACGTGTTTCAGGTGGAAGAAAACGACGTGTACTGGTGCTCGGCTGATATTGGTTGGGTAACGGGCCACACCTACTTGCTCTACGGGCCGCTGCTGTCGGGTGCTACTACCCTTATGTTTGAGGGTGTGCCTACCTACCCCAGCCCTGGTCGCTATTGGGAGGTGATTGACAAGCACGGCGTGAATGTATTCTACACGTCGCCTACGGCCATCCGCTCTCTCATGGCCCACGACATCAACCACGTATTGGCCTACTCCCTCGACTCGTTGCGGGTGCTGGGCTCGGTGGGCGAGCCCATCAACGAGGAAGCCTGGCACTGGTACCACACGCACATCGGCAAGGGCCGCTGCCCCATTGTAGATACGTGGTGGCAGACCGAAACCGGCGGCATCATGATTTCGGCTATGGCCAACATCACGCCCAGCGTACCGGCCCGAGCCGGCCTACCCCTGCCCGGTGTGCAGCCCGTGCTGCTCAACCAGGAAGGCCAAGAGGTTGAGGGTAACGACGTGGAGGGCTACCTCGCCATTAAAGCGCCGTGGCCGGGCATCATCCGTACCACCTACGGCGACCATGAGCGGGCCAAGCAAACCTACTTCGGCGTGTATCCCGGCTATTACTTTACTGGCGACGGTGCCCGGCGCGAGCCCGACGGACTCTACCGCATCCAGGGCCGCGTGGATGATGTGATTAACGTATCAGGTCACCGCTTCGGCACGGCCGAAATTGAGAATGCCATCAACCAAAATAATACGGTGGTAGAATCGGCAGTAGTGGGCTACCCACACGATGTAAAGGGGCAGGGTATCTACGCCTACGTGATTTGCCGCGACGGCGCCTGCGACGACGAAATCAGCCGCAAACACGTAGAAGCCAGCATCATCGAAACCATCGTGGCTGAAATCGGCCGCATTGCCAAGCCCGACAAAATTCAGTTCGTGGAGGGTCTACCCAAAACACGCTCGGGCAAAATCATGCGTCGCATCCTGCGCAAAGTGGCCGAGGGCGACACCAGCAACCTGGGTGACACCACTACCTTGCTCGACCCCGAGATTGTGGAGAAGATTGTGGAGGGTAGGAAATAA
- a CDS encoding zinc-dependent alcohol dehydrogenase, with product MLAMEYRGPKRVRAVQKPMPEIKHPEDAIVRVTRSCICGSDLHLYNGNVPDTRVGSTFGHEFVGEVVEIGSDVTNIKVGDNVIVPFNVACGRCYFCKQGMFGNCHQSNSMATAVGAIFGYSHTAGGFDGGQAEYARVPYANVGPTVIPPGMDLDDAVLLTDVVPTGYQAAEMAGIQKGDTVLVFGAGPVGIMAARCAWLFGAGRVIVLDKEDYRLEFVRNYAPCEAYNFEEIGDPVLFIKKITDWLGADCVIDAVGAEAAGNALQTITGRKTLLQAGSATALHWAINAVKKGGVVSIVGVYGPTDNLVPIGNAMNKGLTIRGNQTSVKRLLPRLIDHVQSGRLNPKAIITHRLPMEEVADGYRLFSAKLDNCIKPILLPPTVTR from the coding sequence ATGCTCGCCATGGAATATCGCGGCCCCAAGAGGGTCCGAGCCGTTCAGAAACCAATGCCCGAAATCAAGCATCCGGAGGATGCCATTGTGCGCGTTACCCGCTCTTGCATCTGCGGCTCCGATTTGCACCTTTACAACGGCAACGTGCCCGATACCCGCGTAGGCTCCACCTTTGGCCACGAGTTTGTGGGCGAGGTAGTGGAAATAGGTTCTGATGTCACCAACATCAAGGTAGGCGACAACGTCATTGTGCCCTTCAACGTGGCGTGTGGCCGGTGCTACTTCTGCAAGCAGGGCATGTTTGGCAACTGCCATCAGTCCAACTCGATGGCGACGGCCGTAGGCGCCATTTTTGGCTACTCGCACACGGCAGGTGGTTTCGATGGTGGCCAGGCCGAGTACGCCCGCGTGCCCTACGCCAACGTAGGCCCTACCGTCATTCCGCCCGGCATGGACCTGGACGATGCCGTGCTGCTCACGGATGTGGTGCCCACTGGCTACCAAGCCGCTGAAATGGCAGGCATTCAAAAGGGCGACACAGTGCTGGTATTCGGTGCCGGGCCAGTAGGCATTATGGCAGCCCGGTGCGCCTGGCTGTTTGGTGCCGGCCGCGTGATTGTGCTCGATAAGGAAGACTACCGCCTGGAATTTGTGCGCAACTATGCGCCATGCGAGGCCTACAACTTCGAGGAAATCGGCGACCCGGTCTTGTTCATTAAGAAGATTACAGATTGGCTGGGTGCCGACTGCGTGATTGACGCCGTTGGGGCCGAGGCCGCTGGCAACGCCTTACAAACTATCACGGGCCGCAAAACGCTGTTGCAGGCGGGTTCGGCTACGGCACTGCACTGGGCTATTAATGCCGTGAAGAAAGGCGGCGTGGTGTCTATTGTAGGAGTGTATGGTCCTACTGACAACCTAGTGCCCATTGGCAATGCTATGAACAAGGGCCTGACCATTCGGGGTAATCAGACTTCGGTGAAGCGTCTGCTCCCACGTCTCATCGACCACGTGCAGAGTGGCCGGCTCAATCCGAAGGCCATCATCACCCACCGCTTGCCGATGGAAGAAGTGGCCGACGGCTACCGCTTGTTTTCCGCTAAGCTGGACAACTGCATCAAGCCGATTCTGCTGCCCCCAACTGTCACCCGCTAA
- a CDS encoding glycoside hydrolase family 125 protein yields MNRRNFLHGFSLLTTSVFFNQYSFAGTAPKFPVVRPAADKRRFRSKSVEAAITEFQKKVKDEELGWLFNNCFPSTLDTTVTHGTRDGRPDTYVITGDIDAMWLRDSSAQVWPYLQLVGKDAELRQLIAGVINRQTSYILKDPYANAFYDDANKVGEWKTDKTKMLPGVHERKWEIDSLCYPIRLGYHYWKTTKDTKPFDQQWQQAIKTVLQTFRAQQRKDALGPYSFQRETANATDTQPMKGYGYPIKPVGLICSAFRPSDDATLYSFLVPSNFFAAVSLRQAAEMMTALAKDQKTAGELTALATEVEAALKQHAIVNHPKYGKIYAYEVDGFGSQVLMDDANVPSLIALPYLGAVPVSDPVYQNTRKMLLSEDNPFYFKGTAGAGIGGPHVGQDMIWPIGLVTQGLTSTSDAEIKQCIQTLKSTHGSTGFMHESFNKDNPAKFTRSWFAWANTIFGEFLWKTYKEKPQLLA; encoded by the coding sequence ATGAACCGCAGAAATTTCCTTCACGGCTTTTCCCTTCTGACCACCAGCGTTTTCTTCAACCAGTACTCGTTTGCCGGCACCGCGCCCAAGTTTCCGGTTGTGCGGCCCGCGGCCGATAAGCGTCGTTTCCGCAGCAAATCCGTGGAAGCAGCTATTACCGAGTTTCAGAAGAAGGTGAAAGACGAGGAGTTGGGCTGGCTGTTCAACAACTGCTTCCCAAGCACCCTGGACACCACCGTGACCCACGGCACCCGCGACGGGCGTCCTGATACCTACGTCATCACCGGCGACATCGACGCCATGTGGCTGCGTGACTCCTCGGCCCAGGTGTGGCCCTACCTCCAGTTAGTAGGCAAAGATGCCGAGCTGCGCCAGCTGATTGCCGGTGTGATTAACCGCCAGACCAGCTACATTCTGAAGGACCCGTATGCCAACGCCTTCTACGACGACGCGAACAAGGTAGGCGAGTGGAAAACCGACAAGACCAAAATGCTGCCCGGCGTGCACGAGCGCAAGTGGGAAATCGACTCGCTGTGCTACCCCATTCGCCTGGGCTACCACTATTGGAAGACCACCAAGGACACCAAGCCCTTCGACCAGCAGTGGCAGCAGGCCATCAAAACGGTGCTGCAAACGTTCCGGGCGCAGCAGCGCAAGGATGCCCTTGGCCCCTACTCTTTCCAGCGTGAAACCGCCAACGCGACCGACACGCAACCCATGAAGGGCTACGGCTACCCCATCAAGCCGGTAGGCCTGATCTGCTCCGCGTTCCGCCCCAGCGACGACGCCACGCTGTACTCCTTCCTGGTGCCCAGCAATTTCTTTGCGGCGGTGAGCCTACGCCAAGCCGCCGAGATGATGACTGCCTTGGCCAAAGACCAGAAGACAGCCGGTGAGCTTACCGCGCTGGCCACCGAGGTAGAGGCAGCCCTGAAGCAGCACGCCATCGTGAACCACCCGAAATACGGCAAAATCTACGCCTACGAGGTAGACGGTTTCGGCAGCCAGGTGCTGATGGACGACGCCAACGTACCCAGCCTGATTGCCCTACCCTACCTGGGCGCCGTACCCGTGTCGGACCCCGTGTACCAGAACACCCGCAAGATGCTGCTCTCCGAGGATAACCCCTTCTATTTCAAGGGCACGGCTGGTGCAGGCATTGGCGGGCCACACGTGGGCCAGGACATGATCTGGCCTATTGGTCTCGTTACACAGGGCCTCACCAGCACCAGCGACGCCGAAATCAAGCAGTGCATTCAGACGCTGAAATCCACTCATGGCAGCACCGGCTTCATGCACGAGTCGTTCAACAAGGACAACCCGGCCAAGTTCACCCGCTCGTGGTTTGCTTGGGCTAATACCATTTTTGGGGAGTTTTTGTGGAAGACCTATAAGGAGAAGCCACAGCTGCTAGCATAG